The candidate division WOR-3 bacterium genome includes a window with the following:
- a CDS encoding glycerol-3-phosphate acyltransferase, which yields MGNPVITYLLAGLLIGYLFGSTPFSWILVRLLKGIDMRHYGSRTVSGTMVGVLVSKPAAVLVGILDILKALIPVWLGFRLQPHPFLASAIGIGALIGHCWPFWLGFHGGRGVSTILGSLAVLFPYGALYILFALALGKLLNAGAITVLISLLTMPFLARVLHAPTAVIYFSAAIFVITVIKRLEANREPLPEKGRFATILRRLFFDRDIKDYHAWLSRHP from the coding sequence ATGGGAAACCCTGTTATCACTTATCTCCTTGCCGGTCTTCTTATCGGTTACCTTTTTGGCTCGACACCATTCTCCTGGATACTGGTGCGGCTGTTAAAGGGGATTGATATGCGCCATTATGGCAGTCGCACCGTTTCCGGCACAATGGTGGGAGTACTGGTATCAAAACCGGCTGCGGTGCTTGTTGGTATCCTTGACATTCTGAAGGCGCTGATTCCGGTCTGGCTCGGTTTCAGACTGCAACCCCACCCCTTTCTTGCCAGCGCCATCGGTATCGGCGCGCTCATCGGTCACTGCTGGCCCTTCTGGCTCGGTTTTCATGGTGGCAGGGGTGTGAGCACAATCCTTGGCTCTTTAGCGGTGCTTTTCCCTTACGGTGCTCTTTACATCCTCTTTGCCCTTGCCCTGGGTAAACTCTTGAATGCCGGTGCGATAACCGTCCTGATCTCCCTTCTGACAATGCCCTTTTTAGCACGAGTCCTGCACGCACCAACCGCGGTCATATATTTCTCCGCCGCAATTTTTGTTATCACCGTTATCAAGCGCCTGGAGGCAAACCGCGAACCTCTGCCAGAAAAGGGCAGATTTGCAACCATTTTAAGACGGCTCTTTTTTGACCGTGACATAAAAGACTATCACGCCTGGCTTTCTCGCCATCCCTGA
- a CDS encoding DegV family protein, protein MSKRVRIAVDQTANIDPTLKERLGIETLPLHITNLPQEIEERLNKGDYHSFYEYLDKSKAKPQPGTKAGSFYEIRSILERMVVVDDCDIICFVVSGRLSAIYDNTMQAAQELMRQYHCRIAVIGEQAFLSLELLALAAAEFAKKGNGFEEVLRFVDDKRHRAFVWGTLLDLRRLRRSGRVQIPRLAAAVVQPFLKTFRVMPAFILEGDQPRMTKLVKKGSWTESACATIRERVGFQEPVLVKIEFTGAEMPEEVGVLKDALGSRKDFILARPVAVGRASPVVGTHAGSALIAFGVVGLGYDSISTPVLLRFFETAQEELKTFRRVTNAINVFPVRDGDTGSNLLSPLTNVTEGIEPNLPLPAVLNQIVTRIARRGGGYSGGALSAYFLGFNTAVQELEKGESLHLETLIAALAKGTDRCYEYFGKDAKEGTILSVMRACDRAAKQAFAANPTFRNVLSQAYLAATDELLNPRVQEVEILKEQQMVDAGGFGFTLLLWALLRTLGLSREARLKERYRLVLAEVRRHAELGQRLIYRRQPEELRGFCVEGCVQGEVKEMLRAEFLKLDNRLSDAKMTFNEVDNTTHFHIHVSEGLEEEVQRIASRFGYALPPKPPTRLAKRRREIYQFRFVNLFSGIKKIPGYLAIFFGNWVLYALLFPIMWARQHHRLNRLQKELTQLHLVRLALSFISREFERDKLEAIIVLDGTGNIVFSSDSTGAETIERLFPVEVSRRLKVAIDDMSSGHQPHAELVAERWRFEIQSLVSAGQKGYLVKYRQIKAP, encoded by the coding sequence ATGAGCAAAAGGGTCAGGATTGCCGTTGACCAGACCGCCAATATTGACCCAACTCTAAAGGAACGGCTGGGTATTGAGACCCTGCCGCTGCACATTACCAATCTACCCCAGGAGATTGAGGAGAGGCTGAATAAGGGCGACTATCACAGTTTTTATGAATATCTTGACAAAAGTAAAGCAAAACCCCAGCCGGGAACAAAGGCGGGCAGTTTTTATGAGATCCGCTCAATCCTGGAGCGGATGGTTGTCGTTGATGACTGTGACATCATCTGTTTTGTGGTGAGCGGTCGGCTCTCCGCAATTTATGACAATACGATGCAGGCGGCACAGGAGTTGATGCGGCAATATCACTGCCGGATTGCGGTGATTGGTGAGCAGGCGTTTCTCTCCCTTGAACTTTTGGCATTGGCAGCCGCTGAATTTGCCAAAAAGGGTAATGGGTTTGAGGAGGTCTTACGGTTTGTTGACGATAAGCGGCATCGCGCCTTTGTCTGGGGCACCCTTTTGGATTTGCGCCGGCTCCGTCGTTCCGGCAGGGTCCAGATACCAAGGTTGGCGGCAGCGGTTGTTCAGCCGTTCCTAAAGACATTCAGGGTTATGCCCGCCTTCATCCTCGAGGGCGACCAGCCCCGAATGACGAAACTGGTAAAAAAGGGCTCCTGGACAGAATCTGCCTGCGCTACCATTCGGGAGCGGGTTGGGTTTCAGGAGCCGGTCCTTGTGAAGATAGAGTTTACCGGTGCAGAAATGCCTGAAGAGGTGGGGGTTTTGAAGGATGCACTTGGTTCGCGAAAGGATTTTATTCTTGCCCGCCCGGTTGCGGTTGGCAGGGCAAGTCCGGTTGTCGGGACCCATGCCGGTTCTGCCCTAATCGCATTTGGGGTTGTTGGTCTTGGTTATGACTCCATTTCCACCCCGGTCCTTCTTAGGTTTTTTGAAACGGCGCAGGAGGAGTTGAAGACCTTTCGCCGGGTGACAAACGCCATCAATGTGTTTCCGGTCAGGGATGGTGATACCGGCTCAAACCTGCTTTCACCATTGACCAATGTTACCGAAGGTATTGAGCCTAATCTGCCTTTGCCCGCCGTCCTTAATCAAATCGTCACCCGGATTGCCAGGCGCGGTGGCGGGTATTCTGGCGGTGCCTTGAGCGCCTATTTCTTGGGGTTCAACACCGCTGTTCAAGAACTGGAAAAGGGTGAAAGCCTGCACCTTGAGACTTTAATTGCGGCACTGGCGAAGGGGACAGACCGGTGCTATGAGTACTTTGGCAAGGATGCCAAGGAGGGGACAATCCTTTCGGTGATGCGTGCCTGCGACCGGGCGGCAAAACAGGCTTTTGCAGCCAATCCAACATTCAGAAATGTCCTGTCCCAGGCATATCTGGCCGCAACCGATGAGCTTTTGAATCCGCGTGTTCAGGAGGTTGAGATTCTCAAGGAACAGCAAATGGTTGATGCCGGTGGATTCGGGTTTACCCTGCTTTTATGGGCGCTTTTGCGCACCCTGGGATTGAGCCGGGAGGCAAGACTCAAGGAGCGTTACCGGCTGGTTTTGGCTGAGGTGAGGCGCCATGCCGAACTTGGTCAGCGTCTGATTTACCGACGCCAGCCCGAGGAGTTGCGCGGGTTCTGTGTTGAAGGGTGTGTCCAGGGTGAGGTAAAGGAAATGCTGCGCGCCGAGTTTTTGAAACTTGACAACCGCCTGTCCGATGCCAAGATGACCTTTAACGAGGTTGACAATACCACCCATTTCCACATCCATGTCTCGGAAGGTCTTGAGGAGGAGGTTCAAAGGATTGCCTCCCGTTTCGGTTATGCCCTGCCGCCCAAGCCTCCAACCCGGCTTGCCAAGCGCCGTCGGGAAATCTACCAGTTCAGATTTGTCAATCTCTTCAGCGGCATAAAGAAAATCCCCGGGTATCTGGCAATCTTTTTTGGCAACTGGGTTCTTTACGCCCTGCTCTTTCCGATAATGTGGGCAAGGCAGCACCACCGCCTGAACCGGCTGCAGAAGGAGCTGACACAACTCCATCTTGTCCGGCTGGCACTTTCCTTTATCAGCCGGGAGTTTGAACGGGATAAACTTGAAGCCATCATTGTCCTTGACGGAACGGGCAATATCGTATTTTCCAGCGACTCCACTGGCGCCGAAACCATTGAGAGGCTGTTTCCGGTTGAGGTCAGCCGGCGTTTAAAGGTAGCGATTGATGATATGAGCTCCGGGCATCAGCCCCACGCCGAATTGGTTGCTGAACGGTGGCGGTTTGAGATTCAGAGCCTTGTCAGCGCTGGTCAGAAGGGTTATCTCGTCAAGTACCGTCAAATTAAAGCCCCGTAG
- a CDS encoding PQQ-binding-like beta-propeller repeat protein, whose amino-acid sequence MAILLLCTIIVSIPDQGVILLNKRSEQNSPFWGPGNLLWSFSGIDDIECLSPFFDVDGDSVNDVLAESYDAGASGPAHFFCLSGKTGDTIWAIWPSGGVSNSGGWGDQCVSFISDLNDDGCGDALLGTAWGGRTVFAISGRDGNVLWSYNTYNDSIASGWVYCVSSLADVNGDSLPEVLAATGTNCQTVFCFSGADGSIIWRFYAQDALGSVCAIRDVNGDGYEDVIAGAWGNSRDKHIYCISGNSRGNQPQVIWSYEAAGDVYCVRTIVDINRSGKDDVLASTWGNYIYCLEGGTGQLIWRTDIGTYGMRIELLDDINGDSIPEVIVGSWNNAIILLNGRNGEQIWQRPVGNDVWTVYPIGDVNGDGKQDVLGGCGDGNVYCVDGLTGAIIWNYSTGGWVNSVRSISDVNGDKLDDGIAGNQFASSPGYVYCIEGDTITTGLKEGKKKPDLQLGQQWLRVYDPSGRVVKKMSKPGVYFLIGEEKGRAFREKLLILK is encoded by the coding sequence ATGGCAATCTTGCTACTTTGCACCATAATCGTCTCAATACCTGACCAGGGTGTTATTTTACTAAACAAAAGGAGCGAGCAGAACAGCCCCTTTTGGGGTCCTGGTAATCTCCTCTGGAGTTTCTCTGGAATTGATGATATTGAATGCCTGTCGCCGTTTTTTGATGTTGATGGGGACAGTGTTAATGATGTCTTGGCTGAATCCTATGATGCCGGCGCAAGCGGTCCCGCACATTTCTTCTGCCTTTCAGGAAAGACCGGTGACACCATCTGGGCTATTTGGCCATCAGGAGGAGTATCAAACAGCGGAGGCTGGGGTGACCAGTGTGTCTCATTTATTTCTGATTTAAACGATGATGGCTGTGGTGATGCCCTTTTAGGAACCGCCTGGGGTGGCAGGACGGTCTTTGCCATCAGCGGTAGGGACGGCAATGTGCTCTGGTCTTACAATACCTATAACGACTCCATCGCCTCAGGCTGGGTCTATTGCGTCAGCTCCCTTGCCGATGTTAATGGAGACTCCTTGCCTGAGGTTTTGGCGGCAACTGGCACAAATTGCCAGACCGTTTTCTGCTTTTCCGGTGCAGACGGCAGTATCATCTGGCGTTTCTATGCCCAGGATGCCTTGGGTTCGGTTTGTGCAATTAGAGATGTGAATGGTGATGGTTATGAGGATGTGATTGCCGGTGCCTGGGGCAACAGCCGTGATAAACACATTTACTGTATCAGCGGCAACTCCCGAGGCAATCAACCTCAGGTCATCTGGTCTTATGAGGCAGCAGGTGATGTCTATTGTGTGCGCACAATTGTGGACATAAATCGGAGCGGTAAGGATGATGTTCTTGCCTCAACCTGGGGCAACTATATCTATTGTCTTGAAGGAGGAACCGGACAGTTAATCTGGAGAACCGATATTGGCACCTATGGTATGAGGATAGAACTTCTTGATGACATCAACGGCGATTCCATTCCTGAGGTGATTGTCGGCTCCTGGAACAATGCGATAATCCTCTTAAACGGCAGAAACGGTGAGCAAATCTGGCAGCGACCGGTCGGTAATGATGTCTGGACCGTTTATCCGATTGGCGATGTGAACGGAGATGGGAAACAGGATGTTCTTGGTGGCTGCGGTGATGGCAATGTCTACTGTGTTGACGGGTTGACCGGAGCAATTATTTGGAACTACAGCACTGGTGGCTGGGTCAATTCGGTGCGGAGTATCAGTGATGTCAATGGCGATAAACTTGATGACGGCATTGCCGGGAACCAGTTTGCCAGTTCACCTGGTTATGTCTATTGCATTGAAGGGGATACCATCACTACCGGGTTGAAGGAAGGGAAAAAGAAACCTGACTTGCAGTTGGGTCAACAATGGCTAAGGGTTTATGACCCCTCGGGCAGGGTTGTTAAAAAGATGTCAAAGCCGGGTGTTTATTTCCTAATTGGCGAAGAAAAAGGCCGGGCATTCAGAGAGAAGCTCCTGATCTTAAAATGA
- a CDS encoding T9SS type A sorting domain-containing protein yields MRSMFCLMLLIPALIFAGNLHPVKVLPNENPGNGKTPAATVNPHPPATVKFVVGRVDTIGGTTYDWQSNGPSYRWLVNAPGYGLHATWMFSAEPPPSWTDRNMRYNYYDFTTGMWNFVEPGDFMASGVNVFTNRSGYGNVDFNPANGAAIISCHQSPGGAAIRPVLARDQETGQGLFEYCDGSPNTEGYLWPYIGYDGEVFHCALLDDATRDQLYYTKVATWCEWEPPVGIVAPQPDPGFPDQNIAVSKISGKICITWVQTPPSGFMDEPAYYRISTDGGTTWQDPVILEDPPAYTPPDTNPSFHIASLFPYFDSEDRLHIVCHVTPFVRDTNWILPAEVWHWCPDNNPNWSRIHRADAESLAGPVGSNASLACRASIGQDSRGRLYVAWEQFDPLNLEPQTELLRADIYMALSEDNGNTWLPAVKITEAGTASCRYPCVADRAVEQNGTILMPVIYMIDQMAGTVVLETPQGQPTNNPIVVHWVQAESLGAGVADLPKNNPTRVELSASPNPFSSRTVISYTVPRSGNVSLVLYDAAGRPVKTLVNGYREAGRYTLNLNGKELSAGIYFYTLSVDGTSLTRKLTVAR; encoded by the coding sequence ATGCGTAGCATGTTTTGTCTGATGCTACTGATTCCCGCACTGATCTTTGCGGGTAATCTCCACCCGGTTAAGGTTCTGCCAAATGAAAACCCGGGTAATGGTAAGACACCGGCAGCGACGGTAAACCCTCACCCGCCGGCAACTGTCAAATTTGTTGTTGGCAGGGTTGATACGATTGGTGGCACCACCTATGACTGGCAGTCCAATGGTCCGAGTTATCGCTGGCTGGTGAACGCCCCGGGATACGGTCTACATGCAACCTGGATGTTCTCTGCCGAACCACCACCATCCTGGACCGACCGCAATATGCGTTATAACTATTATGACTTCACCACCGGTATGTGGAACTTTGTTGAGCCTGGTGATTTTATGGCGTCTGGTGTAAATGTGTTTACAAATCGCTCCGGATATGGCAATGTTGATTTTAACCCGGCTAATGGTGCGGCAATTATCTCCTGCCATCAATCACCTGGTGGTGCAGCAATCAGACCGGTTTTGGCAAGAGACCAGGAAACAGGTCAAGGTTTATTTGAATACTGCGACGGCTCACCAAATACTGAAGGGTATCTTTGGCCATATATCGGCTATGATGGCGAGGTATTCCACTGTGCTTTACTGGATGACGCTACGAGAGACCAGTTATATTACACCAAGGTTGCAACCTGGTGTGAATGGGAGCCACCGGTTGGAATCGTTGCACCCCAACCCGACCCTGGATTTCCAGATCAGAACATTGCGGTCTCAAAGATAAGTGGGAAGATATGCATTACCTGGGTTCAGACCCCGCCTTCTGGATTTATGGATGAGCCTGCGTACTATCGGATTTCAACTGACGGTGGCACGACCTGGCAGGACCCGGTGATTCTTGAAGACCCGCCAGCATACACACCTCCTGACACCAACCCCTCTTTCCACATCGCCTCGCTCTTTCCCTATTTTGACAGTGAGGACCGGCTGCACATCGTCTGCCATGTTACCCCATTTGTTAGGGATACAAACTGGATTCTCCCCGCAGAGGTCTGGCACTGGTGCCCTGACAACAACCCGAACTGGAGCCGCATCCATCGTGCCGATGCCGAGAGCCTTGCCGGTCCTGTAGGTTCTAACGCCTCCCTTGCCTGTCGCGCCAGTATCGGCCAGGACAGCCGTGGCAGGCTGTATGTTGCTTGGGAGCAGTTTGACCCGCTTAATCTTGAGCCCCAAACCGAGCTTCTCCGCGCCGATATCTATATGGCGCTCTCTGAGGATAATGGCAATACCTGGCTCCCTGCAGTGAAGATAACAGAGGCAGGAACAGCATCCTGCCGTTATCCCTGTGTTGCTGACCGGGCAGTAGAGCAAAACGGAACGATTTTGATGCCGGTAATATATATGATAGACCAGATGGCAGGTACGGTGGTACTGGAAACGCCGCAGGGTCAACCTACTAACAACCCGATTGTGGTTCACTGGGTTCAAGCAGAGTCCCTTGGTGCGGGTGTGGCAGACCTGCCCAAGAATAACCCAACCCGCGTTGAACTTTCGGCATCACCCAACCCGTTTTCATCAAGAACAGTCATCTCCTATACAGTACCTCGCTCTGGAAATGTCTCGCTTGTCCTTTATGATGCCGCGGGCAGACCGGTCAAAACCCTTGTGAATGGCTACCGGGAAGCAGGTAGGTATACACTGAATTTGAACGGCAAGGAACTCTCCGCTGGTATCTACTTCTACACACTCTCAGTAGATGGCACCTCCCTGACAAGGAAGTTGACGGTCGCGCGTTAG
- a CDS encoding TonB family protein, with the protein MNQTPRGIASLEWEERYYAVAIRVGLIAALVITICAFLFLPKEFVVKPYQLRRSVEMVMEALPPELEKIAEPPKAAKPSVPVAAASEAEVEATTVEATTFTEVTKRVEETDIPVVPFWKVEKKPEPVSIPKPVYPDLARNAGIEGRCVVEALVDVDGSVVDAKIIKSSGNQSLDAAAIEAAFKAKFTPAMQRDKPVRVWVSIPYQFTLQ; encoded by the coding sequence ATGAACCAGACACCAAGAGGCATCGCCTCCCTTGAATGGGAGGAGCGTTATTATGCGGTAGCGATAAGGGTAGGGTTGATAGCCGCACTCGTGATTACCATCTGTGCCTTTCTCTTTTTGCCCAAGGAGTTTGTTGTCAAGCCATATCAGTTAAGGCGCTCGGTAGAGATGGTGATGGAGGCTTTGCCTCCAGAACTGGAGAAGATTGCGGAGCCACCAAAGGCGGCAAAACCTTCGGTTCCGGTTGCGGCAGCAAGTGAAGCCGAGGTTGAGGCAACAACCGTTGAGGCAACCACCTTTACCGAGGTGACAAAAAGGGTTGAGGAGACCGATATTCCCGTTGTCCCTTTTTGGAAGGTGGAGAAAAAGCCTGAGCCGGTTTCTATTCCCAAGCCGGTCTATCCGGACCTGGCGCGCAACGCCGGAATTGAAGGCAGGTGCGTTGTGGAAGCGCTGGTTGATGTTGACGGCTCTGTAGTTGACGCTAAAATAATTAAAAGTTCGGGAAACCAGTCCTTGGATGCGGCAGCGATAGAGGCGGCATTCAAGGCAAAGTTTACCCCGGCAATGCAGCGGGATAAACCGGTGCGGGTCTGGGTCTCAATACCGTATCAGTTTACGCTGCAATAA
- a CDS encoding biopolymer transporter ExbD translates to MRRIALKKATTPNIPTASTADIAFLLIIFFMVSTHFRTERGLRINLPKAEMTERILKRRNVAAIWIDATGRMTVNDNWVSPATITSLMAEKVIENPELVVLLQADKDVKYGFVTDVLEALKDARALKVTFATSYGKGGG, encoded by the coding sequence GTGAGGCGCATCGCCTTAAAAAAGGCAACAACACCAAACATCCCCACCGCCTCCACCGCGGATATCGCCTTTCTCTTAATCATCTTCTTTATGGTCTCCACCCATTTCCGGACCGAAAGGGGGTTAAGGATTAATCTGCCCAAGGCGGAGATGACCGAGCGGATTCTGAAAAGGAGAAATGTTGCCGCAATCTGGATTGATGCCACCGGCAGAATGACAGTCAATGACAACTGGGTGAGTCCAGCGACAATTACCAGTTTGATGGCGGAAAAGGTGATTGAAAACCCAGAGCTGGTGGTCCTTTTGCAGGCGGACAAGGATGTGAAATACGGGTTTGTGACCGATGTGCTTGAGGCGCTGAAGGATGCCCGCGCATTGAAGGTAACATTTGCCACCAGTTATGGCAAAGGGGGTGGCTGA
- a CDS encoding biopolymer transporter ExbD gives MALTLRPRGRSSVQPNIPTASMGDIAFLIIIFFMTTSIFSREKGLKIVLPEKGAETKIKSENILTVAVSQTGQVLIGERVVNIPEVNTIVREELAKNPQLAIALRVSRKAPYQTMIEVFDQLKVAKAERISLMPVQEEEGGGQ, from the coding sequence ATGGCTTTGACTCTGCGACCCAGGGGCAGGAGTTCAGTTCAGCCGAACATCCCTACCGCCTCAATGGGTGATATCGCCTTCCTCATCATCATCTTCTTTATGACCACCAGTATCTTCAGCCGGGAAAAGGGTCTAAAGATTGTTCTTCCAGAAAAGGGTGCGGAGACAAAAATCAAGTCGGAAAACATCCTGACTGTGGCTGTCAGTCAGACCGGACAGGTTCTCATTGGCGAAAGGGTGGTGAACATCCCGGAGGTGAACACGATTGTCCGCGAGGAACTGGCAAAGAATCCACAACTGGCGATTGCCCTCCGCGTGAGCAGAAAGGCACCCTACCAGACAATGATTGAGGTGTTTGACCAGTTGAAGGTCGCTAAGGCGGAAAGAATCAGTCTGATGCCGGTTCAGGAGGAGGAAGGGGGAGGGCAGTGA
- a CDS encoding MotA/TolQ/ExbB proton channel family protein yields MIQEFKDGGGIMWFLLVCAVLGIALTLERLFTLFIRTRVNVKKFSQKLLQTVEQNGIQAGIELCDKTPSPVAKVLRAALLKADADRTVMEDAIVRAGATELAFLDRGMALLAGLTTVAPFFGFLGTVSGMIGAFKAIAAVGEVDPTVVSSGIAEALITTKWGLIIAAPLAIIHILFSGKVNGYLRDMETASSELLDYLVTRRGACKE; encoded by the coding sequence ATGATACAGGAATTTAAAGATGGCGGCGGCATAATGTGGTTTCTCTTGGTCTGTGCGGTCCTCGGCATCGCACTGACCCTGGAAAGGCTTTTCACCCTTTTTATCAGGACACGGGTGAATGTGAAGAAGTTCAGTCAGAAGTTGCTGCAGACCGTGGAGCAGAACGGTATTCAGGCGGGGATTGAGTTGTGCGATAAGACCCCGAGCCCAGTGGCAAAGGTGCTGCGCGCAGCGCTGCTCAAGGCGGATGCGGACAGAACGGTGATGGAGGATGCGATTGTCCGTGCCGGCGCAACTGAACTGGCATTTTTGGACAGGGGTATGGCGCTTTTGGCTGGTCTCACAACGGTTGCGCCCTTCTTTGGGTTCTTGGGAACCGTGTCAGGAATGATTGGTGCATTCAAGGCGATTGCTGCGGTCGGCGAGGTTGACCCGACCGTTGTCTCCAGCGGTATTGCTGAGGCGCTCATCACAACCAAGTGGGGTCTCATCATTGCTGCGCCCTTAGCAATCATTCATATCCTTTTTTCTGGAAAGGTCAACGGTTATCTCCGTGATATGGAGACCGCATCAAGCGAACTTTTGGACTATTTAGTTACCAGGCGCGGCGCGTGTAAGGAGTAA
- a CDS encoding CoA-transferase — translation MKVIESGLGELFQPPDPDGFREWVHKNKSTRLVPKVMTEQEAISRFVNDGDYIGTELYGTVRAPMSLIRELIRQGKKHLRMAGQGIHEIDLLLAADLVDALDITYIGWEVYGISHVLRRAVESGRVKTTEWSNAAISWRFKAAAMGVPFIPVRSMLGTDTLKYSSAKVVEDPWTGKPICLLPALYLDVGFIHVHQADEFGNCRIEGISGFGFELARASKRLIVSTEEIISNEEIRRYPERTVIPYYLVDAVVEAKYGSHPGEMCYRYWRDEEHLNQYYKDSADPEKTKAYLDKWVYGCKNHAEYVEKVGLERLKQLEKQIGGR, via the coding sequence ATGAAGGTAATTGAATCTGGTCTCGGCGAACTTTTTCAACCACCGGACCCTGACGGTTTCCGGGAATGGGTCCATAAGAATAAAAGCACCAGACTCGTGCCCAAGGTGATGACCGAGCAGGAGGCGATTAGCCGCTTTGTCAATGATGGTGATTACATCGGCACCGAACTTTACGGCACGGTCAGGGCACCGATGTCCTTGATTAGGGAACTCATCCGCCAGGGTAAGAAACATCTCCGGATGGCGGGTCAGGGCATTCATGAGATTGACCTATTGCTTGCCGCGGACCTGGTTGATGCCCTTGACATCACCTATATCGGCTGGGAGGTTTATGGCATCTCCCATGTTTTGCGCCGGGCGGTTGAGTCCGGCAGGGTAAAGACAACCGAATGGTCAAATGCCGCCATATCCTGGCGGTTCAAGGCAGCGGCGATGGGTGTTCCGTTTATCCCGGTGCGCTCAATGCTGGGCACCGACACCTTGAAATACTCATCTGCCAAGGTTGTTGAGGACCCCTGGACCGGCAAACCCATCTGCCTTCTGCCTGCGCTCTATCTTGATGTCGGGTTTATCCATGTCCATCAGGCTGATGAGTTCGGCAACTGCCGGATTGAGGGCATATCCGGTTTCGGGTTTGAACTTGCCCGGGCATCAAAGAGGCTGATTGTCTCAACTGAGGAGATCATCTCAAATGAGGAGATCAGGCGCTATCCAGAAAGGACGGTCATCCCCTATTATCTGGTTGATGCGGTGGTGGAGGCAAAATACGGCTCCCACCCTGGTGAGATGTGCTATCGCTACTGGCGTGATGAGGAGCATCTCAATCAGTACTACAAGGACTCGGCTGACCCGGAAAAGACCAAGGCCTATTTGGATAAATGGGTCTACGGTTGCAAGAACCACGCCGAATATGTGGAGAAGGTCGGTCTGGAAAGATTAAAACAGCTGGAAAAGCAGATTGGAGGTCGGTGA
- a CDS encoding CoA-transferase, with product MARYNEVEFLICLASSLMEDGTTAFIGTGIPMLAAALAKKTRAPNLVAIFEFGGTGASLEKLPLAVGESRTFHKAVAASGICDIMETAQRGFIEYGFLGAAQIDMYGNLNTTVIGNYWPPKVRLPGSGGANDVGSHCWKNIIIIRQHDTRRFVPKVDFLTTPGYLTGPGAREKAGLPPNTGPYRVVTSLALMDFEPESKRMRLIGLNPGVTVDQVLKNTGFELLVADRLVTNPEPTDEQLRLLREEIDPDHYYI from the coding sequence ATGGCAAGATACAACGAGGTTGAGTTTTTAATCTGCCTTGCCAGTAGTCTGATGGAGGATGGCACAACCGCATTTATTGGGACCGGCATCCCGATGCTCGCTGCTGCCCTGGCGAAAAAGACCCGTGCACCGAATCTGGTGGCAATCTTTGAGTTCGGCGGGACCGGCGCATCTTTGGAGAAACTGCCCCTGGCGGTTGGTGAATCCCGCACATTTCACAAGGCGGTTGCGGCATCGGGCATCTGCGATATTATGGAGACCGCGCAGCGCGGGTTTATTGAATACGGCTTTCTGGGTGCTGCCCAGATTGATATGTACGGCAACCTGAACACCACTGTTATTGGCAACTACTGGCCGCCAAAGGTGCGTCTGCCCGGCTCTGGTGGTGCCAATGATGTCGGCTCCCACTGCTGGAAAAACATCATCATCATCCGCCAGCACGACACCAGAAGGTTTGTGCCCAAGGTTGATTTTCTCACCACCCCGGGTTATCTCACCGGTCCTGGCGCCAGGGAAAAGGCAGGGTTGCCACCAAATACCGGTCCATATCGGGTGGTAACATCTCTGGCACTAATGGACTTTGAACCCGAGTCAAAGAGGATGAGGCTGATCGGACTGAACCCTGGTGTTACGGTTGACCAGGTGCTAAAAAATACCGGGTTTGAACTTCTGGTCGCAGACCGGCTTGTCACCAACCCTGAGCCAACCGATGAACAGCTCCGGCTCCTGCGTGAGGAGATTGACCCTGACCATTACTATATTTAG